One Stigmatopora nigra isolate UIUO_SnigA chromosome 1, RoL_Snig_1.1, whole genome shotgun sequence DNA segment encodes these proteins:
- the LOC144200095 gene encoding protein bicaudal D homolog 2, protein MLEADTDAGGTSMTGDGAAGMENADLSSEVVRLTLELQEATEEKLQAARYGLVVLEESSALKIRNQQLEEEHETLKSELQQLKEAFADSVSSQKRAAADGECREENLLQETASKEAAMATRLEEVQGELKQARLALGNAHADIDRLGVVSTQLKKDCELLEAEKEHLRDEMKEFKVRELRQLQDNSELEEENTSLQKQVSVLKENQVEFESLKHDMNQKNEEQEELRSQMEEAARLREIAEHQLDEVLESLKEEREQKNSLRRELSALTLNPFDSVGNLELHLDQLDDGQEESRTAEGEVQANDQDGGIKSRNDPTLPANGSSKSNGVVQRYTTPRNSDIFLRAPASGLVSDLLSELHFSDSQKLKQQLLQAEREKSSLISKVEELQMQLVMSKQVVSQHEDKVGSLMQQLEAVKNSQQQNHEVDEDEAKNADGADAVFDYEVDTKSKEVLEARMRAASEELLKLRDELSQAGTRYNTLEQRYKQEKDRWRSEAQELADKIRQCIKSSRQDQERISELEIEIGATRKVASDSEGHLSVAQEELLAFSEELSNLYHHICVCNNLTPKRVTLDYYRECGRAGARRPLHISTPPNSQKKPRANDTFNSKAAALQFMGEVDSAGSSVDSPSCPGSPNLDFRDPSNVRNLVAVIRCQIKHLRVAVDLCRQRGAMPYSGLSSSMEMERDAESLLEEVLKLKSLLSTKREQIATLRTVLKANKQTAELALSNLKTKYETEKGMVSETMMKLRNELKALKEDAATFSSLRVMFASRCDQYVTQLDEMQRQLAAAEDEKKTLNSLLRMAIQQKLALTQRLEDMETPLSPHSLNSSPRRSRAKELATKSGRVGRSPRNSPARPNARSSPRASPVLGSSVPAMATHHLRALTRSLHTSPR, encoded by the exons ATGCTAGAGGCAGATACGGACGCAGGCGGCACGTCTATGACGGGGGACGGTGCGGCCGGGATGGAGAACGCAGACCTGAGTTCCGAGGTGGTGCGCCTTACTCTCGAGCTCCAGGAGGCCACCGAGGAAAAGCTACAGGCCGCTCGCTACGGCCTGGTGGTCTTGGAGGAGAGTTCGGCTCTCAAGATCAGAAATCAGCAACTGGAAGAGGAGCATGAAACCCTGAAATCTGAACTGCAGCAGCTTAAAGAG GCGTTTGCCGATTCCGTGAGTAGCCAAAAGCGTGCAGCCGCTGACGGAGAATGCCGGGAGGAGAACCTGCTGCAGGAGACGGCGTCTAAGGAGGCTGCCATGGCAACCCGCTTGGAAGAAGTCCAGGGAGAACTAAAGCAAGCTCGACTTGCTTTAGGCAATGCTCACGCTGACATTGACAGGCTTGGGGTTGTCTCAACTCAACTAAAGAAG GACTGCGAGTTGTTGGAGGCAGAAAAAGAACACCTGAGGGATGAGATGAAGGAGTTTAAAGTGCGTGAGCTGCGCCAATTGCAGGACAATAGTGAGCTGGAAGAAGAGAATACATCTCTTCAAAAACAAGTGTCTGTCCTCAAGGAAAATCAG GTGGAGTTTGAATCGCTAAAACATGACATGAACCAAAAGAATGAGGAACAAGAGGAGCTGCGAAGTCAGATGGAAGAGGCCGCGAGGCTTCGGGAGATTGCAGAGCATCAGTTGGATGAGGTCTTGGAGTCGTTGAAAGAGGAAAGAGAGCAGAAAAACAGTCTCCGTCGGGAACTTTCTGCTTTGACCCTCAACCCCTTTGACTCTGTTGGCAACCTGGAACTTCACTTGGACCAGTTGGATGACGGACAAGAGGAGAGCCGGACGGCAGAGGGAGAAGTTCAGGCAAATGACCAAGATGGAGGCATTAAAAGCCGCAATGATCCCACTCTTCCTGCTAACGGGAGCTCCAAAAGCAATGGCGTGGTGCAACGTTACACCACTCCACGCAACAGTGACATATTTCTGCGCGCTCCAGCTTCTGGGCTTGTGTCTGACCTCTTAAGTGAGCTCCACTTTTCAGATAGCCAAAAACTTAAGCAACAACTTCTACAG GCTGAAAGAGAAAAGTCGAGTCTCATCAGCAAGGTGGAAGAATTGCAGATGCAGCTGGTGATGTCCAAGCAAGTGGTGAGTCAGCACGAGGACAAAGTGGGATCTCTCATGCAACAGCTAGAGGCTGTGAAGAACAGCCAACAGCAAAACCACGAGGTAGATGAGGACGAGGCCAAGAACGCAGACGGCGCCGACGCCGTCTTTGACTATGAGGTTGACACGAAGAGCAAAGAAGTGCTGGAGGCACGTATGCGAGCAGCTAGCGAAGAGCTTCTGAAACTGCGCGATGAATTGTCTCAGGCGGGCACTCGGTACAACACCCTCGAACAAAGATACAAACAGGAGAAGGATCGATGGCGATCGGAGGCGCAGGAACTGGCCGATAAGATCCGCCAATGCATCAAGTCCAGCAGGCAAGACCAGGAGAGGATCAGTGAATTGGAAATTGAGATCGGAGCCACGCGCAAAGTGGCCAGCGATTCTGAAGGGCATCTCAGCGTGGCTCAAGAAGAGCTGCTGGCCTTTTCTGAGGAATTGTCCAACCTCTATCACCACATCTGTGTGTGCAACAACCTGACACCCAAACGGGTCACCTTAGACTATTACCGTGAGTGTGGCAGAGCGGGCGCTAGAAGACCGCTTCACATCTCCACCCCGCCAAACTCCCAGAAGAAACCACGAGCCAACGACACGTTCAACTCCAAAGCTGCGGCTTTGCAGTTCATGGGAGAGGTGGACAGCGCAGGATCCTCTGTAGACTCCCCCAGTTGCCCGGGTTCCCCCAACCTGGATTTCAGGGACCCATCCAATGTCCGCAACTTGGTTGCGGTTATCAGATGCCAGATCAAACACCTCCGG GTGGCAGTGGATCTCTGCCGTCAGCGGGGTGCTATGCCTTACTCGGGTCTAAGTAGCAGTATGGAGATGGAGAGGGATGCGGAAAGCTTGCTGGAGGAAGTACTCAAACTTAAGTCCCTCCTTAGCACCAAGAGAGAACAGATTGCTACTCTCAGAACTGTCCTCAAGGCCAACAAACAG ACTGCTGAGTTGGCTTTGTCCAATTTAAAAACCAAGTATGAAACTGAGAAGGGCATGGTTTCAGAAACCATGATGAAACTACGAAATGAACTCAAAGCATTGAAAGAAGATGCTGCCACCTTCTCTTCCCTCCGGGTCATGTTTGCAAGTCG GTGCGACCAGTACGTCACCCAGCTGGATGAAATGCAGAGGCAGCTGGCAGCCGCCGAGGACGAGAAGAAGACGCTCAACTCCCTGTTGCGCATGGCCATCCAGCAGAAACTGGCCCTCACTCAGCGCTTGGAGGATATGGAGACGCCGCTGTCTCCTCACAGCTTGAACAGCAGCCCTCGCCGTTCCAGAGCCAAGGAGCTGGCAACCAAGTCGGGACGAGTGGGACGGAGTCCCCGAAACAGCCCGGCGCGCCCCAACGCGAGGAGCAGCCCGCGAGCCAGTCCCGTCCTGGGAAGCAGCGTTCCCGCTATGGCCACGCACCACCTACGAGCTCTCACTCGAAGCCTCCACACGAGCCCC CGCTGA
- the nt5dc2 gene encoding 5'-nucleotidase domain-containing protein 2, whose protein sequence is MSLKIAATSLTRTLWSGGSRKQSPKVNHACIVTVRGHGGTKAASSCTVSSMGSSADVQACSEPSREPTKTAGQRSEGAAGAGTRKHMDRKTHMWARYADLKRLVHELIPPGACKSLSSSAIYANNEVSLAEVDIYGFDYDYTLALYSNVLNTMIFNTAREFLIEHFKYPEGILKYDYIPNFAARGLHYDIQKGLLMKIDAFHYIQPGTVYRGLKPVPDEEVLKLYGGTFHIPLQQDSGFYGKGPKVKQFMDIFSIPEMTLLAIANDFFISNDIDYDPVHLSKDVSEAIGMVHLKGFMYKWIMQDLDKFILRGEETDAVLHKLVNHGKKLFLITNSPFSFVDKGMTHMVGKGWRDFFDVIIVQADKPHFFTDCVKPFRRLDGNGDLRWEKISSLDKGQIYKQGNLFDFLRLTGWRGSKVLYFGDHLYSDLADLTLRHGWRTGAIVPELELETKVVSTERYSVSLTWLQALTGLMERLQMHRDPESKQVLAEWQKEREELRVMTKNLFNPQFGSIFRTCHNPTYFSRRLSRFSDLYMASLSCLLNYDLSYTFYPRRSPLQHEAPLWMDQLCTGCMKTPFLEEMAQIR, encoded by the exons ATGTCGCTGAAAATCGCGGCCACATCGCTTACCCGCACACTCTGGAGCGGAGGAAGCCGAAAACAAAGCCCCAAAGTCAACCATGCGTGCATTGTGACGGTACGCGGCCATGGCGGAACAAAAGCAGCAAGTAGTTGCACCGTCTCCTCCATGGGCTCGAGTGCCGACGTGCAGGCTTGCAGCGAGCCGTCCCGCGAGCCCACCAAGACGGCTGGACAGCGAAGCGAGGGGGCGGCGGGGGCTGGCACGAGGAAACATATGGACAGAAAAACCCACATGTGGGCTCGTTACGCGGATCTGAAGCGGCTGGTTCACG AATTAATTCCCCCCGGCGCATGCAAGTCCCTCAGCTCGTCGGCCATCTACGCCAACAACGAGGTCAGCTTGGCCGAAGTGGACATTTACGGCTTTGACTATGACTACACACTGGCTCTGTATTCCAATGTGCTCAACACCATGATTTTCAACACGGCGAGGGAATTTCTTATCGAACACTTTAAG TACCCTGAGGGAATCCTCAAATATGATTATATTCCTAACTTTGCAGCTCGAGGGCTTCATTATGATATCCAAAAG GGTCTGCTGATGAAGATAGATGCCTTTCATTACATTCAACCAGGAACTGTATACAG aGGCCTGAAGCCCGTACCAGACGAAGAAGTCCTCAAGCTCTATGGGGGAACTTTCCATATCCCCCTGCAGCAGGATAGTGGCTTCTATGGAAag GGCCCAAAAGTGAAACAGTTCATGGATATCTTCTCTATCCCTGAGATGACTCTCTTGGCCATTGCAAATGATTTCTTCATCAGCAATGATATTGATTATGATCCAGTTCATCTCTCCAAAGATGTCTCA GAAGCAATCGGCATGGTCCACCTAAAGGGCTTCATGTACAAGTGGATTATGCAAGATCTTG ACAAGTTCATTCTGAGAGGTGAGGAGACAGATGCCGTTTTGCACAAACTGGTCAATCATGGAAAGAAGCTTTTCCTCATCACCAACAGTCCCTTCAGCTTTGT GGATAAAGGCATGACACACATGGTGGGAAAAGGATGGAGAGACTTTTTTGACGTCATCATCGTGCAAGCGGACAAACCTCACTTCTTCACTGACTGTGTCAA ACCCTTCAGGCGCTTAGATGGAAATGGGGACCTTCGTTGGGAAAAGATCAGCAGTTTAGACAAAGGCCAGATCTACAAACAG GGAAATCTTTTCGACTTTCTCCGGCTGACGGGCTGGCGAGGATCCAAGGTTCTTTACTTCGGTGACCATCTTTATAGCGACTTGGCG GATCTGACGCTCCGACATGGCTGGCGTACGGGCGCTATTGTACCTGAACTGGAGCTAGAAACCAAAGTTGTGAGCACAGAGCGTTACTCTGTCAGCCTCACTTGGCTCCAGGCTCTCACTGGCTTAATGGAAAGATTACAG ATGCACCGTGATCCAGAATCTAAACAGGTGCTGGCAGAGTGGCAGAAGGAGCGTGAAGAACTCAG GGTGATGACAAAGAACTTGTTCAACCCTCAGTTCGGCAGCATCTTCCGAACATGCCACAACCCCACGTACTTCTCCAGGCGGCTGTCTCGCTTCTCTGACCTCTACATGGCCTCCCTCAGCTGCCTTTTGAACTACGACCTGTCGTACACCTTCTACCCACGTCGTTCGCCTCTGCAGCATGAGGCGCCGTTGTGGATGGACCAGCTCTGCACTGGCTGCATGAAAACACCCTTTCTGGAGGAGATGGCCCAAATACGATAA